A window of Chromohalobacter canadensis genomic DNA:
TAGCTTCTCCCTACACTTTCGGGAACCCCGGACCGGACGTAACCCCAAAACCGGCGACCCCGTCGACCTGCAGGGCAAGTTCGTGCCGCACTTCAAGCCCGGCAAGGAGTTGCGTGAACAGGTCAACGCCAGCCGTGCACTCGGCTACTGAAGCCCCCAGGGCGCCAATCTCCATGCAAAAGGAACCTGCCCATGCGTTGGTTTAAAGGTGTCGTGCTGGCCATCATCTTGTTGGTCGTCCTGTTGCTCGGCATCCTGTTTGCCGTCAATAACCAACAGGCCATGCCGCTCGACTTGATATGGGTTGAACTGCCGCCCGCCTCGCTGTCTCTTTGGCTGCTGATATCGCTGGCCTGCGGCGTAATCCTCGGCATGCTGGCCATGACCGGTATCTATCTGCGGCTGCGCACGCTACTAACCCGTGCCCAACGCCACAATCAACAGCAGCGCAAGGAACTGGATCGGTTACGCACCCAGGAGTTCAAGGAAGCGCCCTGAATGCTTGATCCGCTGCTGCTTGGCCTATTGGTCGCGGCGATTGCCATCGGTTGGTGGCTCGGACGTCGCGAGCGCCGGCGCGCTCGCGAACGCCTTTCCCCCGAAGTGTCGTTGCCCCGGGACTACTTCATTGGTCTCAACCATCTGCTCAACGAGCAGCCGGATCAGGCCATCGAGACGTTTGTGCAAGCGCTCGAGGTCAACAGCGACACCATCGAGACGCACATTGCGCTGGGCAACCTTTTCCGTTCGCGTGGCGAGGCCGACCGCGCCGTCAAGATCCATCAAAATCTGTTGGCGCGCCCGACGCTATCTCCTTATCAAGGCGGGCTCGTTCAACTTGAATTGTCGCGAGATTTCCTGAACCTGGGATTGCTCGATCGCGCCGAACGCTTGCTGCAAACACTGGTGAAGGACACCCCCGACGAGGGACTACGCGACGCTGCCAAACGCCTGCTGGTCGATTTGCTGCAACGAGAGAAGGAATGGCAACAGGCGCTGGATGTCGCCACGCCGCAGCTCATCCGCCAAGATGCCGATATCAAGCGCGCCGCCGCTCACTGGCTTTGCGAGCTCGCCCAACGGGATCGACACAATGCGAGCCCCAGCGTGGCCCGCAAGCGTCTGCGCCAGGCCCTCTCGATCGATGAACGCTGTGTCCGAGCCACATGGTTGCTCGCCGAACTCGAACGAGACACAGGACATTACAAGGCGGTCATTCGTCATCTCACCCGTATCCCCGAGCAGGATCCCGGATTTCTTCCCGTCATACTCGACCCCCTGCACGAGGCGTATCGGCGTCTTCAGGACGAAGCGGGCTGGTGTTCCTTCCTGGAAGCGAAACTGCAAGAGACACACTTCACCAGCGTGGTCATCATGCTAGCGGCGTCCCGCTTGCGCACGGATAGCCAGGAAGCGGCTATCGAGCTCATCAGTGAGCAGTTGCAAGCGCATCCCAGCTTGCGTGGCGTCGATTACCTCATGGATCTCTATCTGATCGGCGAGGACCATGGCGACCGCGAGCGCCTGCTGTTGCTCAAACAGCACACCCAGAAATTACTCGCGGCACGCCCCCGCCACCGTTGCCATCGCTGCGGTTTCGGCAGCGCCCAATTGCATTGGCAATGCCCGCGCTGCCAAAGCTGGGGTACTACCAAGCCCATCACCGGGCTAGAAGGCGAGTAGCCGCTAGCGGCCGATCTCCTGCTCTATATCGGCCAATGCCGCCATCGGATCCGAGGCTTGCGTCACCGGCCGGCCAATTACCAGATGCGAACTCCCCGCCGCCAACGCCCGTGTCGGCGTCAACGTACGGCGTTGGTCATCGCCTTGCGAAGCGCTGGGTCGTATACCCGGCGTGACCTTCAAGAACGTATCACCACATAGTGCGCGCAACGCCGTCGCTTCCTGCGCTGAACATACCACCCCATCCATGCCGCTGCGTTGCGAGAGCGCCGCCAAACGCTCGACTTGAGACAATGGGTCGTCATCGACGCCAATCTCGGCGAGATCCTCACGCCCCATACTGGTGAGCACTGTCACCGCTATCAGATACGTGGGAAGCCGGCGCTTCTCGAGCCGTTCTCTGGCCGCTTCCATCATGCGCCGCCCGCCACCAGCGTGGACGTTAACCATCCACACGCCATGATCGGCTGCCGCTTCAACGGCGCCCGCCACCGTATTGGGAATATCGTGAAACTTGAGATCTAGAAACACCTCGAAGCCACGTGCATGCAGTGCCTCGAGTATCTGCGGACCACTGCGCGTGAATAGCTCTTTGCCAACCTTGACCCGGCAGCGTGCAGGGTCCAACCGGTCGGCCATGGCAAGCGCTTGGTCAAGATCAGGGTAGTCGAGAGCGATGATCAAAGGCGTATCGGGGCGCGGCATGATGTCTCCTGCAAACAATATGATGGCGGCGACATTATACCGCTGCCCCCGCTCCGCTACCTAGCGCCTATCGAGTGCTCCTCCCCGGCCTCTTGTTTATGAGAACTACCTAATTTTGTAGTCATAGGCTTACAAACAATGTCATTGAAAGATGACATTTCAATCATGGAAATCTGAGTATGGTGAAGTCACTCAATAAGACATATCTAAAGGAGAGGTTGCATGAAGAAGCTACTGAGCTGTGCTCTACTGACACTGGCACTGAGCGTCACTACCCTCGCGGTCGCCCAGGAAGACGCTGCGGCGCCTATCGACATCAATCAAGCCTCTGCTGAAACGCTGGCCGAGCTGCCGGGCATTGGCGACGTCAAAGCACAGGCGATCATTGAGGACCGCGATGCGAATGGCCCCTTCGCCTCACTCGACGCCCTGACCCGCGTCAAGGGCATCGGCGAAGCAACGGTGCAGGGCCTGGATGATCGTGTCACGTTCTAAGGCACCCTACCGGCGCTCGTACGGGAAACGCCCGGCGAGCGTCGTTTTGGCCGGTGTCAGGTGTCGTCTGAAACGACGACGCATCATTAGATTCTCAGGCCGCCATCACATTCCAGAACCCGCCCCGTGAAGTAGTCGTTTTCCACGATATAACGCACGCTCGATGCGATCTCAACCGGCTGTCCCAGATGCCCCAAGGGAATGCCTTTGCTGATTTTCTCGAGCACATCGGTGCGCATGGACGCCGTCATCTCGGTTTCGATGAATCCCGGCGCCACCGCCGCCACACGAATTCCTTGGCGTGCCAGCTCTTTCGCCCAGGTAACCGTCAGTGCCACCACTCCCGCCTTGGAAGCACTGTAATTGCCCTGCCCCATGTTGCCAGATCGCGAGATGCTCGAGACATTGACGATGACGCCACCCTGGCCCGCCTCCACCATCTGCGTCGCGCCTTCACGACCGCATAGGAAGACACCCGTTAGATTGACGTCGATGACCTGTCGCCACTGATCTAACGTCATACGTTTCTCGATATGTCCCGCACTACCTTTTACCAACAGCCCATCGTGAGTGACGCCCGCATTATTGACCAGCACAGCAAGCGGACCCAGCGACTCACGTTGTTGCGCAAATGCATGGGTCACGGCCTCTTCATCGGTCACGTCGACCAGGAAGGCGTACGCGGTGACGTGACGCTCCGCCAGTGAGGCAACCGCAGCGCTCAAAACGTCTTCCTGACGGTCAAACAATGCAATACGTGCCCCCTGCGCCCCGAGTTCGGCTGCCACCGCCAATCCCAGCCCTCGGGCACCTCCCGTTATACCGACCACCTTCCCATCAAGCTGCATGGCGACACCTCCCGCGTTCAAGTAACGAGCCAAGACCTGACGACTCTTTTTGTGCACCGCAACATGAAGAGCTTAGCATGCGATGCATGGCGTCTCCACGCAGCAAACACCGCAAGCTTGCATCGCCGCACCGTTTCCCTTGCAATTCACACTCATGCCACCATCTACTGAAAGTCGAGATCACACGGAGTCGCCATGCCACTGTTACTTTTCATTACGCTTTTCGGGCTACTCGATTTCGTCGTGCTGTTCGCGATCGGGGGGCAGATCGGGCTGCTTCCAACGCTGGCATTGGTACTGCTGTCCGGGGCCCTGGGTCTTCATCTGATTCGGCGCGAAGGGGTCCAGACCCTGCAACGCGCCCAGGTCCGCTTTGCCCAAGGGGAACTTCCTTCGGACGAGTTGATTACCGGGGCCGCCCTGATCTTCGGCGGGGCATTATTAGTCGCCCCAGGCTTCTTGTCAGACGGCTTGGGGCTTCTGTGCCTCATCCCGAGTAGCCGCCGCTTGCTGGGCCGTGGGCTACAACGCGGTGGATGGCGAGGCCGAATTTTTACGATGGGTTCCGGTGGCGCGACCCAGGAAAAAACCACGGACAGTGATTGGCATGAACACACGCGGCGCACGGACAAGGCCTCACAAAATAGCCAGACGAATGGTGGGCAACCAATCGAAGGCGACTATATAGGGAAGGATGATTCCCGGCATTGAAAAAATTCATGAAGGGCCCTTGAAAGTGGACACGTCGACCCAATCAAGCCCCTAACAGATGATTCGGCCGTAACGCCTTGATGCGTCGGCCTTATAAACAGAAGGCTCAGCCTTCACCCTTGAGCTTGGCTCAACGGGATTGTCCTATGATCCAGAGAACCATCAGGAGAACGTGAGCAATGAAAATCCGTCCTTTGCACGATCGCGTCGTCGTCCGTCGCATGGAAGAAGAGCAAAAGACCGCTGGCGGCATCGTGCTTCCGGGTAACGCTCAAGAGAAACCGACCCGCGGTGAAGTCCTTGCTGTCGGCAACGGTCGTATTCTCGAGAATGGCGAAGTGCGCCCGCTGGACGTCAAAGTGGGTGATACCGTGATTTTCAAGGATGGCTTTGGCGTCGAGAAAGAGAAAATCGACGGCGAAGAAGTCCTGATCATGAGCGAAAGCGATATTCTGGCTGTTGCCGAGTAATTCACAACGCTCACCAGTCACATTTTCGTTTCACGTTTGCGCGACTCGATCGCGCCATTAATGGGAAGAGCTAGAAATGGCAGCTAAACAGATCAAATTCTCCGATGATGCCCGCAAGCGCATGGCGCGCGGCGTTAATACCTTGGCCGACGCCGTCAAGGTTACTCTCGGACCCAAAGGACGTAACGTCGTCCTGGAAAAATCCTTCGGCTCACCGACCGTGACCAAGGACGGGGTTTCCGTCGCCAAGGAAATCGAGCTCAAGGACAAGTTCGAGAACATGGGCGCGCAGATGGTCAAGGAAGTTGCTTCCAAGACCTCTGACGTGGCCGGTGATGGCACCACTACCGCAACCGTTCTCGCCCAGTCTATCGTCACTGAAGGCATGAAAGGCGTGACAGCGGGCATGAACCCGATGGATCTCAAGCGTGGTATCGACCAGGCCGTCGATGCTGCCGTCAAGGAAATCCAGTCGCTTTCCGTGCCCTGCACCGATGCCAAGGCGATCGCACAGGTGGGTACCATTTCTGCGAATGGTGACAAGCGTATCGGTGAGATCATTGCCGACGCCATGCAGAAAGTCGGCAAGGAAGGCGTCATCACCGTCGACGAAGGCCGCGGCTTCGAAGACGAGCTGGAAGTCGTCGAAGGCATGCAGTTCGATCGTGGTTATCTGTCGCCCTACTTCGTGACCAACCAGGACACCATGATGGTGGAACTGGAAGATCCGTACCTGTTGATGGTCGACAAGAAGATCTCCAACATCCGCGAATTGCTGCCGGTGTTGGAAGCGGTTGCCAAGTCCGGCAAGCCGTTGGGCATCATCGCCGAGGACATCGAAGGCGAAGCGCTGGCAACATTGGTGGTCAACACCATGCGCGGCATCGTCAAGGTTGCGGCGACCAAGGCGCCCGGCTTCGGCGACCGTCGCAAGGCCATGCTACAGGACATCGCCATCCTGACCGGCGGCACCGTGATTTCCGAGGAAGTCGGCCTGACGCTCGAGCAAGCCAACCTGGATCACCTGGGTAGCGCCAAGCGCGTCACCATGTCCAAGGAAAACACCACCATCATCGATGGTTCCGGGGTCGAGTCCGACATCGAAGCGCGTGTCAGCCAGATCCGCGCTCAGATCGAAGACACCAGCTCCGACTACGACCGCGAAAAACTCCAGGAACGCGTCGCCAAACTGGCTGGCGGTGTCGCCGTCATCCGCGTGGGTGCCGCGACCGAGTTCGAGATGAAGGAGAAGAAGGCCCGCGTCGAAGATGCGCTGCACTCCACACGTGCCGCCGTCGAAGAAGGCGTCGTGCCTGGCGGTGGTACCGCACTGGTACGCATCCTTGGCAATCTCGCCAACCTCAAGGGTGAGAACGAAGACCAGACCCACGGCATTGCCATTGCCCTGCGTGCCATGGAATCGCCGCTGCGTCAGATCGTGACCAACGCAGGCCAGGAAGCATCCATCATCGTCAATCAGGTCAAGGCCGGTGAAGGTAACTACGGTTACAACGCACAAACCGGTGAGTATGGCGACCTGTTCGAAATGGGCGTTCTCGACCCCGCCAAGGTCACACGTAGCGCGATGCAATCCGCAGGCTCCGTGGCTGGCTTGATGATCACCACCGAAGCCATGATCGCCGACGATCCGGACGAGAAAGAATCCGGCGGCGGCGCACCGGACATGGGCGGCATGGGAGGCATGGGCGGCATGATGTAATCACCGCCTAGCGACTCCCGGGCGCTGTCCCGTGACTCGAACCCCTGCCGGATAACCGGTGGGGGTTTTTCATGTCCAGAATACAGGGCAGTCGTAGCCCGTAGCCCGTAGCCCAAGTACACTATCGCCCTGCCTTCGACTGTATCGCGACGCTCTATGCTCTCCAATATTCGTATCGTACTCGTTCAGACATTTCATCCCGGCAACATCGGCCAGGCCGCACGCGCCATGAAAACCATGGGCCTGACCGACCTTGTATTGGTCAACCCCCGTTGTTTTCCCGACGAAGAGGCCACTCGGCTCGCCGCTGGCGCGACCGACGTGCTCGACAACGCACGCGTCGTCGAGCACATATCGCAAGCCGTCGGGGATTGTGTCAAAGTCGTCGGCGCTAGCGCCCGCCTGCGTAGCCTCCCCCTACCCCATTACGACGATCCCGAGCCCATGGCCGTGCAAATGGTCGAGCATGCGCATGAAGCCCCCGTGGCACTCGTGTTCGGCCGCGAGCGCTTTGGTCTGACTAACGATGAAATTCGACACTGCACGCATCAGGTCAGCATTCCCGCCAACCCCGATTACGGCGTCCTCAACCTGGCACAAGCCGTGCAGATACTCGCCTACGAAGTACGCCGTGCATGGCGCCATCAAACACCGCGCGCCGCTCAGCCCAAGTCCAAGCAGCCCACCTTGCCGACACGTGAACAAATGGCTCACTTCGAGACGCACCTGCACCAAGCCCTGTCGTCCTCGGGGTTTCTGACTCAGCCTCATGCACGCACTGAAGATCATCTACGCGCACTTTTCTCCCGTGCTCAACCCACCCGCAAGGAGCTTTCCATCCTGCGCGGCGTCTTGACGACATTGGAGAAAGCCGGCACAAAACGCGATGATTGAGAGAAAAACCATACACCCCAGAGAATGTGCCATCTGACGGACAAAAAAACCGCACCTCTTGGAGGCGCGGTTTTTTGTACGGCTCAAATAAAGCGCTCGCCGCCGCGTCGAAGACGCGACGGCGACGTGGCTTATTCGCCGCCCATCTGCTGCTTGATCAAATCACCGATGGTGGTCGGGCCTGTTGACTCCGGCTCAGCTTCCTGATCCCGCAGTTTGCCCATCGCACGGCGTGTATCGACCTGATCCTTCGCCTTGACAGACAGGTTAATCGCACGATTTTTGCGATCGACACCGACGATCTTGGCTTCGACGCTATCGCCTTCGTTGAGCACGTTGCGAGCATCTTCGACGCGATCGGGGCTGATCTCGGAGGCCTTGAGTACTGCCACGACATCAGTCGCCAACTCGACGTGCGCTTCCTTGGCATCGACTTCGACAACGCGGCCAGTGACGATGGCTCCCTTGTCGTTGACGGCCAAGTACTCGGAAACCGGATCGGTTTCGAGCTGCTTGATGCCCAGCGAGATACGCTCACGTTCCGGATCGATCGAGAGAATGACCGCTTCGGCTTCGTCGCCCTTCTTGAACTTGCGCACGGCTTCTTCGCCGGTTTCGCTCCAAGAAATATCGGACAAGTGGACCAGACCGTCGATGCCACCTTCCAGGCCGATGAAGATACCGAAGTCGGTGATCGACTTGATGGTGCCCGAGACGCGATCGCCCTTGTTATAGCGCGCGCTGAAGTCTTCCCACGGGTTGGTGGTGCACTGCTTGATACCCAGGGAGATACGACGACGTTCTTCGTCGATATCCAGCACCATGACTTCCACGTCATCGCCGACCTGGACGACTTTCGAGGGATGGATATTCTTGTTGGTCCAGTCCATTTCCGAGACGTGGACCAAACCTTCGACACCTTCCTCGAGCTCGGCAAAGCAGCCGTAGTCGGTCAGGTTGGTGACGCGGGCATTGACGCGGGTGTTTTCCGGATAACGATCCTTGATGTTGACCCACGGATCTTCGCCCAGCTGCTTCAAGCCGAGAGACAC
This region includes:
- the groL gene encoding chaperonin GroEL (60 kDa chaperone family; promotes refolding of misfolded polypeptides especially under stressful conditions; forms two stacked rings of heptamers to form a barrel-shaped 14mer; ends can be capped by GroES; misfolded proteins enter the barrel where they are refolded when GroES binds), which produces MAAKQIKFSDDARKRMARGVNTLADAVKVTLGPKGRNVVLEKSFGSPTVTKDGVSVAKEIELKDKFENMGAQMVKEVASKTSDVAGDGTTTATVLAQSIVTEGMKGVTAGMNPMDLKRGIDQAVDAAVKEIQSLSVPCTDAKAIAQVGTISANGDKRIGEIIADAMQKVGKEGVITVDEGRGFEDELEVVEGMQFDRGYLSPYFVTNQDTMMVELEDPYLLMVDKKISNIRELLPVLEAVAKSGKPLGIIAEDIEGEALATLVVNTMRGIVKVAATKAPGFGDRRKAMLQDIAILTGGTVISEEVGLTLEQANLDHLGSAKRVTMSKENTTIIDGSGVESDIEARVSQIRAQIEDTSSDYDREKLQERVAKLAGGVAVIRVGAATEFEMKEKKARVEDALHSTRAAVEEGVVPGGGTALVRILGNLANLKGENEDQTHGIAIALRAMESPLRQIVTNAGQEASIIVNQVKAGEGNYGYNAQTGEYGDLFEMGVLDPAKVTRSAMQSAGSVAGLMITTEAMIADDPDEKESGGGAPDMGGMGGMGGMM
- a CDS encoding RNA methyltransferase, giving the protein MLSNIRIVLVQTFHPGNIGQAARAMKTMGLTDLVLVNPRCFPDEEATRLAAGATDVLDNARVVEHISQAVGDCVKVVGASARLRSLPLPHYDDPEPMAVQMVEHAHEAPVALVFGRERFGLTNDEIRHCTHQVSIPANPDYGVLNLAQAVQILAYEVRRAWRHQTPRAAQPKSKQPTLPTREQMAHFETHLHQALSSSGFLTQPHARTEDHLRALFSRAQPTRKELSILRGVLTTLEKAGTKRDD
- a CDS encoding ComEA family DNA-binding protein; this translates as MKKLLSCALLTLALSVTTLAVAQEDAAAPIDINQASAETLAELPGIGDVKAQAIIEDRDANGPFASLDALTRVKGIGEATVQGLDDRVTF
- the rpsA gene encoding 30S ribosomal protein S1 — protein: MSESFAELFEQSLQDINMEPGAIVMATVVDIEGDWITVNAGLKSEGQIPVAQFRDDNGELTISVGDEVKVALEAVEDGFGETRLSREKAKRAEAWKELEAAFEKDEIVKGVINGKVKGGFTVDVSSIRAFLPGSLVDVRPVRDTAHLEHKELDFKVIKLDPKRNNVVVSRRAVLEAENSAEREALLSTLQEGQQIDGIVKNLTDYGAFVDLGGVDGLLHITDMAWKRIKHPSEIVAVGDEVNVKVLKFDRERNRVSLGLKQLGEDPWVNIKDRYPENTRVNARVTNLTDYGCFAELEEGVEGLVHVSEMDWTNKNIHPSKVVQVGDDVEVMVLDIDEERRRISLGIKQCTTNPWEDFSARYNKGDRVSGTIKSITDFGIFIGLEGGIDGLVHLSDISWSETGEEAVRKFKKGDEAEAVILSIDPERERISLGIKQLETDPVSEYLAVNDKGAIVTGRVVEVDAKEAHVELATDVVAVLKASEISPDRVEDARNVLNEGDSVEAKIVGVDRKNRAINLSVKAKDQVDTRRAMGKLRDQEAEPESTGPTTIGDLIKQQMGGE
- the lapB gene encoding lipopolysaccharide assembly protein LapB; the protein is MLDPLLLGLLVAAIAIGWWLGRRERRRARERLSPEVSLPRDYFIGLNHLLNEQPDQAIETFVQALEVNSDTIETHIALGNLFRSRGEADRAVKIHQNLLARPTLSPYQGGLVQLELSRDFLNLGLLDRAERLLQTLVKDTPDEGLRDAAKRLLVDLLQREKEWQQALDVATPQLIRQDADIKRAAAHWLCELAQRDRHNASPSVARKRLRQALSIDERCVRATWLLAELERDTGHYKAVIRHLTRIPEQDPGFLPVILDPLHEAYRRLQDEAGWCSFLEAKLQETHFTSVVIMLAASRLRTDSQEAAIELISEQLQAHPSLRGVDYLMDLYLIGEDHGDRERLLLLKQHTQKLLAARPRHRCHRCGFGSAQLHWQCPRCQSWGTTKPITGLEGE
- a CDS encoding FxsA family protein, with the protein product MPLLLFITLFGLLDFVVLFAIGGQIGLLPTLALVLLSGALGLHLIRREGVQTLQRAQVRFAQGELPSDELITGAALIFGGALLVAPGFLSDGLGLLCLIPSSRRLLGRGLQRGGWRGRIFTMGSGGATQEKTTDSDWHEHTRRTDKASQNSQTNGGQPIEGDYIGKDDSRH
- a CDS encoding integration host factor subunit beta, whose product is MTKSELIEQIAIRQPELSAKEVEAAVKIILEDITHSLSSGGRVEIRGFGSFSLHFREPRTGRNPKTGDPVDLQGKFVPHFKPGKELREQVNASRALGY
- a CDS encoding lipopolysaccharide assembly protein LapA domain-containing protein, which translates into the protein MRWFKGVVLAIILLVVLLLGILFAVNNQQAMPLDLIWVELPPASLSLWLLISLACGVILGMLAMTGIYLRLRTLLTRAQRHNQQQRKELDRLRTQEFKEAP
- a CDS encoding SDR family oxidoreductase, with product MQLDGKVVGITGGARGLGLAVAAELGAQGARIALFDRQEDVLSAAVASLAERHVTAYAFLVDVTDEEAVTHAFAQQRESLGPLAVLVNNAGVTHDGLLVKGSAGHIEKRMTLDQWRQVIDVNLTGVFLCGREGATQMVEAGQGGVIVNVSSISRSGNMGQGNYSASKAGVVALTVTWAKELARQGIRVAAVAPGFIETEMTASMRTDVLEKISKGIPLGHLGQPVEIASSVRYIVENDYFTGRVLECDGGLRI
- a CDS encoding co-chaperone GroES, producing MKIRPLHDRVVVRRMEEEQKTAGGIVLPGNAQEKPTRGEVLAVGNGRILENGEVRPLDVKVGDTVIFKDGFGVEKEKIDGEEVLIMSESDILAVAE
- the pyrF gene encoding orotidine-5'-phosphate decarboxylase, with the protein product MPRPDTPLIIALDYPDLDQALAMADRLDPARCRVKVGKELFTRSGPQILEALHARGFEVFLDLKFHDIPNTVAGAVEAAADHGVWMVNVHAGGGRRMMEAARERLEKRRLPTYLIAVTVLTSMGREDLAEIGVDDDPLSQVERLAALSQRSGMDGVVCSAQEATALRALCGDTFLKVTPGIRPSASQGDDQRRTLTPTRALAAGSSHLVIGRPVTQASDPMAALADIEQEIGR